ACCCAGGAGAGATCTTCAAATAATAACGTGCTGCAATCAATAGCAATGCCGCCATAACGTAATAGCAACTCCAGGCGAATGACTTCGCTGCGCTGCTGTGCGCTTAATTGTGAAGAGGTAAAGATAAAGTCAGGTAAAACTTCTTTTACCGTTAAGCGGTTTAATAAATGAATTTCATGATCGGGATTATCCTGACGAATTTTTTTAATATTTAACGCCATCGATTTGGGTAAATATTCATTATCCCAATACATCCACACTTTTTTTGGAATCTCTGGCAGATCTTTTTCGCCAGAAAGCAACACGATATTGTCCTCTTCGCTGGGATCGTATTCCGGCGCACAGAGCGCATTATGCTGTTTTTTCTGCAGGAAAGTCTGGCTGGTAAAGGCGAGTCTTTTCCAGTTATGCCAGAGGTTTAAGGCTGGCTGAAGGCGTTTTTTATTCATGATGCACCTGATTATTGTGATTATGGTGGCAAGGCTTCCCTGTTACTGGCGCTGAGCGCTCTTGATTATCCCTTTCTTTGTGCTGTGTAAAAAAATACTCTCCAGAGCTTAATAAAACATTCTGTGCTGTGCGGCTACCACTTTTTACTTCTTTCAGATAAAGCGGAAAATCAAGGATCCGTTAAGTTTTAAATTAACGCTGAATAACATACTGGATTGTTGTTTATTCACTTTTTTCAGCTTAAGACTATTCCTAATAAAATAAGGTTGGCGTGGCGCAGGCTGCGGATTGAATTAAAAAGTGGGCGTGAGATCACTGGTTAACCTCACTGCATTTTCCGCTGGTCTGCGGTAAGAATCCCACCGTGAGTGAGGGTTAGCTACGCTTAAAGGAGGTGATTAACCAAAGGAGACACTATGCAGCGACACAACCGTGGCCTACTGGCGGTCGATAAGCAGGGCAATCGCGTGCTGTTTCTCAATCCCGAAACCTTTGCCGTTGAGCAAGAGTTAAATGCTTTTCCCCCGCAGCCGTATGAGTTACTGATGCTGCCACAGCTGGAGAAAGCGTATGTGCCGATCTACGGCGATGGCATTCACGGCGACAACCCGCATCCGGGTCACAAAGTGGCGATCATCGATCTGCGTTTGCGTCAGATCAGTGGCTTTATTGATTTGTCGCCGTTAAAAGCGCCGCACAGCGGCCAACTGGGACGTGACGGCAAAGTCTATCTCTGCTGTGAAAACAGCGCGGTGGTCGCGGTGATTGATCCGGTCAGCGATCGACTGGAAAAAACCATTCAGCTGCCGTCGCACAATGCGCACCGGCTGACGCTATCGCCTAGCGGCCGCAAACTGTTTACCGAGAACGAAGAGGATGCCAGCATTACCGTGGTGGATCTGTGCGAGGCTGAAGGGCGCATTATCGATAACATTCTGATGCCAGGACCGATCTCAGGGATTGCTGCCTCACCGAAACATCCCTATCTGGTGGCGAGTGCCGCGGATGCGCCGCTGCTGTATGTCGTCGATCGGCAAAGTCATCGCATCCGTCAGCGCCTGACGTTACCTGGGCATCAACAACCGTGTCAGGTGGTGCGCTTTAGCGCCAATGGCGAACGACTGGTGGCGATTGGCGATCAGGAGCCGGTAGTGACGCTGTTTGACGATTTACTCAATCCGTTAGGCGATATTCGTGTTGGCAATAAACCGATGGATGGCTGCTTCAGTGAAGACAATCGCAGCTTGCTGATTGCTAACGAGGGCGACGGTTCGCTCAGCCTGATTGATCTGCAGCAGATGAAGGTGATTGCCACGCCGCAGGCCGGCACCGGTTGTGAAGTGTTGAGCTACTTCCAGCTTAACCTTTCGGGTTAAATAAAGGGGCGATGATAAATCGCACTGCTCCAGTGGCGGCTGCTGGCATGTTTTTCTGCTTGCCAGCCGCGCTTACGCAACTCGCGTGCAATCAGTTTGTTCATGATGCCGTGTCCCACCAGCAACACTGTGCCTTGCTGCGACAGCGAGACCAGTTTATCCGCGGTCAGCCGAGCGCGTTCGCGCGCATGTTGCACCGACTCCACGTGCCCGGCATAGCCGCAAAGCCACAGCAGACGCAACAGGGACAGCCAGACGGTTAGCGGCAGGTGAAGGCGCTCAAACGGCAGCGTAGGCATCGCGACTTCGCTAAATACCTCATCCACCGCGTGCGGCTGCAAACCAAGGCGCGTTAGCGACGATCGCGCGCGCGGCAGCGGGCTGGTGGCAATCACGCTGGCCTGGCGCGCAATCGTCTGACTGCGCGGCGGCGGCGAGTCGCAAATATCAGCCTGATCGTATCCTTCACACCAGTCGGCCAGCGCCCGCGCCGTAAAGCGCCCGCTAACCGGATGATCGGGTTTACCGTGTCGCATGAGAATAATGGTCATAGGGCCTCTGAGTGACGTTGCTCCAGTGTAATGCAGATGGTGCGCTTATCGTGACCCGGCGGTGGGTTTTAAGAGTAATGCCTGACTGTCATCAAAGCTTAACTCAAGTGTGCGAAAAACAGCGCGATGAAGAATCAGGCTTCTGCGCTAAATGGTAAGCAATAATCGTCAATCATGCGGCAACTGACATTTTTTTGTTCACGCGCATTAGATGTAATGTCATGAATTAATGCCTTTTTTGTCTTTTACCCCTGAGTTATAGTGAAGATTAATTAATAAATATCACTATTATCGCTTGATTTATCTACGCGCGTAGATAGACTATCTCCATAGTGATAACTCACGGTGCCAGAGACGAAGTTGGCCTTGAGATGACCCAGTTACATTTGCCTCACTAATGCGATCGATGAAAATTACATCGACGGAAACAGGCGAAGAAGCGAATTCCAACACCAGGGAATTCATTACTGATTTTTCATCCAGGTTTGCCTACTGAACGTCGCCACCGGGGAGTTCCGCTTGTTGCAAGGGAACTGACCCACGGAAGGGCGTTTGCTGTTTTTACCTCTCTCAGGGAAATGGTCATGACGGTACATCACTCCGTTTCGCAACAAAGCGCACTCAACGCCTCCTCTGCTGCCGATGCGCGGCTTGAAACCACTGCTGGCCGCAAAGACTTCTGGCGCGCCACCTTCTCCTGCTGGCTCGGCACCGCGATGGAATATGCGGATTTTGCCCTTTATGGCCTCGCTGCGGGCATCATCTTTGGTGACGTCTTCTTCCCCGAAGCCACGCCAACCATCGCCTTACTCTCAAGTTTTGCTACCTGGTCCGTTGGCTTCATTGCCCGCCCGATTGGCGCGTTGCTGTTTGGTTGGATCGGCGATCGTAAAGGCCGCAAAACGGTGATGATCGCCACCATCATTCTGATGGGCGCTTCTACCACATTAATTGGCCTGATTCCCTCCTACGCCAGCATTGGCGTGTGGGCACCGGCGTGTCTGGTGCTGCTGCGCTTTACGCAGGGGCTCGGCGCCGGCGCAGAGCTGTCTGGCGGTACCGTGATGCTAGGCGAATATGCGCCGGTTGAGCGTCGCGGTCTGGTGTCATCGGTGATTGCGCTGGGTTCGAACAGCGGCACGCTCATCGCCTCGCTGGTATGGCTGGCAGTAATCCAGATGGACAAAGAGAGTTTGCTGGCGTGGGGCTGGCGCATTCCGTTCCTCAGCAGCGTGCTGATTGCGGTGGTGGCATTGTGGATCCGCCGCCATCTGCGCGAAACGCCGGTGTTTGAACGCCAGCAGGCAGAGTTACAGGCTGAGCGCAGCGCGACGCTGGCACAGGCGCAGGAAGAGGTGGACACCCGCAGCTTCTGGCAGCGCAGCCGCGCCTTCTGGACCATGGTGGGATTACGTATTGGCGAGAACGGCCCCTCTTATCTGGCGCAGGG
The sequence above is drawn from the Pantoea nemavictus genome and encodes:
- a CDS encoding MFS transporter, with the translated sequence MTVHHSVSQQSALNASSAADARLETTAGRKDFWRATFSCWLGTAMEYADFALYGLAAGIIFGDVFFPEATPTIALLSSFATWSVGFIARPIGALLFGWIGDRKGRKTVMIATIILMGASTTLIGLIPSYASIGVWAPACLVLLRFTQGLGAGAELSGGTVMLGEYAPVERRGLVSSVIALGSNSGTLIASLVWLAVIQMDKESLLAWGWRIPFLSSVLIAVVALWIRRHLRETPVFERQQAELQAERSATLAQAQEEVDTRSFWQRSRAFWTMVGLRIGENGPSYLAQGFIVGYVAKVLMLDKSVPTTAVFIASLLGFLIIPFAGWLSDRFGRRITYRCFCLLLMFYAWPAFSLMDSRDPTIVIAVIVVGMALASLGIFGVQAAWGVEMFGVKRRYTKMAVAKELGSILSGGTAPLVAAALLSFTGHWWPIAVYFTAMASIGFLTTFVAPETRGRDLNLPEDAI
- a CDS encoding histidine phosphatase family protein produces the protein MTIILMRHGKPDHPVSGRFTARALADWCEGYDQADICDSPPPRSQTIARQASVIATSPLPRARSSLTRLGLQPHAVDEVFSEVAMPTLPFERLHLPLTVWLSLLRLLWLCGYAGHVESVQHARERARLTADKLVSLSQQGTVLLVGHGIMNKLIARELRKRGWQAEKHASSRHWSSAIYHRPFI
- a CDS encoding YncE family protein, which produces MQRHNRGLLAVDKQGNRVLFLNPETFAVEQELNAFPPQPYELLMLPQLEKAYVPIYGDGIHGDNPHPGHKVAIIDLRLRQISGFIDLSPLKAPHSGQLGRDGKVYLCCENSAVVAVIDPVSDRLEKTIQLPSHNAHRLTLSPSGRKLFTENEEDASITVVDLCEAEGRIIDNILMPGPISGIAASPKHPYLVASAADAPLLYVVDRQSHRIRQRLTLPGHQQPCQVVRFSANGERLVAIGDQEPVVTLFDDLLNPLGDIRVGNKPMDGCFSEDNRSLLIANEGDGSLSLIDLQQMKVIATPQAGTGCEVLSYFQLNLSG